A single window of Anaerolineae bacterium DNA harbors:
- a CDS encoding UDP-glucose 4-epimerase: MEVLVTGGTGYIGSHTVVELLQAGYQTVIVDNLCNSKVQVLERIEEITGRAPTFYQADLRDEAEMRRIFEAHSFEAVLHFAGLKAVGESVEFPLRYYHNNLTGTLILLQTMQEFGVHRLVFSSSCTVYGANQEMPLREDFPIAPLSPYGHTKAMIEQMLRDLVVAEPDWQVTLLRYFNPVGAHPSGLIGEDPNGIPNNLFPYITQVAVGRLPYLRVFGNDYPTPDGTGVRDYIHVVDLAVGHLRALEKLTEPGLYVYNLGTGRGYSVLEVVKAFEKATGKTIPYQIVERRPGDVPIAYADPSLAQQELGWRAERGIEEMCVDAWRWQTKNPMGYE, encoded by the coding sequence ATGGAAGTTCTGGTCACCGGAGGTACCGGTTATATTGGCAGTCATACGGTGGTGGAGTTATTGCAAGCCGGCTATCAAACGGTCATCGTGGATAATTTATGCAACAGCAAGGTGCAGGTTTTAGAGCGTATCGAAGAGATCACCGGTAGAGCGCCGACCTTCTACCAGGCCGATTTGCGGGATGAGGCTGAAATGCGGCGGATTTTTGAGGCCCATTCCTTTGAAGCGGTCTTACATTTTGCCGGTTTGAAAGCGGTGGGAGAGTCGGTGGAGTTCCCCTTGCGCTATTACCATAACAATCTGACCGGTACGCTGATCCTGTTGCAGACCATGCAGGAATTTGGTGTCCATCGACTGGTATTCAGTTCATCCTGTACGGTCTATGGCGCCAATCAGGAAATGCCTTTGCGCGAAGACTTTCCCATTGCTCCTCTCAGCCCGTATGGGCATACCAAAGCCATGATCGAGCAGATGTTGCGCGATCTGGTGGTCGCCGAACCGGACTGGCAGGTCACCCTGTTGCGCTACTTCAATCCGGTCGGAGCGCATCCCAGCGGCTTGATCGGAGAAGACCCCAATGGCATCCCCAATAATCTGTTCCCCTATATCACTCAGGTGGCGGTGGGGCGGTTGCCCTACCTGCGCGTTTTTGGCAACGATTACCCCACCCCAGATGGCACAGGGGTGCGCGATTACATCCATGTGGTTGATCTGGCTGTTGGTCATTTACGAGCGTTAGAGAAATTAACCGAACCAGGTCTGTACGTTTACAATCTGGGCACCGGGCGCGGTTATAGCGTCCTGGAAGTCGTCAAAGCCTTTGAGAAAGCGACGGGGAAAACCATCCCGTATCAGATCGTCGAGCGTCGTCCTGGCGATGTCCCGATTGCCTACGCCGATCCGAGTTTAGCCCAACAGGAGTTGGGCTGGCGCGCCGAACGGGGCATTGAAGAGATGTGTGTGGACGCCTGGCGCTGGCAGACAAAAAACCCCATGGGATATGAGTAA
- a CDS encoding GlpG protein (membrane protein of glp regulon) — protein sequence MGICIAVYLTQMASEFLLGSDLPALLGMKINQAILRGEVWRFLTPMFLHGSIVHIAFNMYALYIFGPSLEARFGRGRFLLLFLISGFVGNVFSFIFSAAASLGSSTAIFGLLGAEMVFSYRNQGLLGSGARRVLINVLTVAGINLIIGLSPGIDNWGHIGGLVGGSLFTWLGGPLLVVDGIYPDLKVTDRRRSGTVFLAALGVGGLFLALAAFWMILQNGG from the coding sequence ATGGGGATTTGCATCGCAGTTTATCTGACTCAAATGGCAAGTGAGTTCCTTTTGGGCAGTGATTTACCGGCTTTGCTGGGGATGAAAATCAATCAGGCTATCCTGAGAGGTGAGGTTTGGCGCTTTCTCACGCCCATGTTTCTGCATGGTTCGATTGTGCATATTGCCTTCAATATGTATGCCCTTTATATTTTCGGACCTTCCCTGGAGGCGCGCTTCGGTCGGGGGCGCTTTTTGCTGCTTTTTCTGATCAGTGGTTTTGTTGGCAATGTGTTCTCCTTCATTTTTTCGGCGGCGGCCTCTCTGGGCTCATCCACGGCAATTTTTGGCTTGCTGGGTGCCGAAATGGTTTTCTCGTACCGCAATCAGGGATTATTGGGTAGCGGTGCCCGCCGGGTGTTGATCAATGTGCTTACCGTAGCAGGCATCAATTTGATCATCGGGCTTTCGCCAGGCATTGACAACTGGGGGCATATTGGTGGCCTGGTAGGCGGCTCGTTGTTTACCTGGTTGGGAGGGCCGCTTCTGGTTGTTGATGGTATTTATCCGGATTTGAAAGTTACCGATCGACGCCGGTCTGGGACGGTTTTCCTGGCAGCTCTGGGCGTAGGTGGTCTCTTCCTCGCTCTGGCTGCTTTTTGGATGATTCTACAAAATGGAGGTTAA
- a CDS encoding Guanylate kinase, protein MHSQSEPLLIVISGPSGAGKDSVIKAMQKRGLPIHFVVTATSRARRPNEVEGVDYLFVTRQRFEEMIANDELIEHAVVYGEYKGVPRQQVMDALASGKDVVLRVDVQGALTLRKQFPKAVLIFLSAEDLQEIAARLENRSTEEAEELRRRLDTAQWELEHLCDFDYWVVNRRGQLEQTVDILMAIIQAEHHRICRQRGLP, encoded by the coding sequence ATGCATTCACAAAGCGAGCCATTATTGATTGTGATTTCTGGACCTTCCGGCGCAGGCAAGGATAGCGTGATCAAAGCGATGCAAAAGCGCGGCCTGCCCATCCATTTTGTCGTTACGGCGACCAGTCGCGCCAGACGCCCGAACGAAGTGGAAGGGGTGGATTACCTGTTTGTCACGCGCCAACGTTTTGAAGAGATGATTGCCAATGATGAACTCATTGAGCACGCAGTTGTCTATGGAGAGTATAAAGGGGTTCCTCGACAGCAAGTGATGGATGCGCTTGCCAGCGGCAAGGATGTTGTTCTGCGTGTGGATGTGCAGGGCGCGCTCACCTTGCGCAAGCAATTCCCTAAGGCAGTGCTGATCTTCCTGAGCGCGGAAGATTTACAGGAAATCGCAGCCAGACTGGAGAATCGTTCGACCGAAGAAGCCGAAGAGTTACGCCGCCGCCTGGATACTGCCCAATGGGAGCTGGAACACCTTTGTGATTTCGACTATTGGGTAGTCAATCGCCGCGGCCAGTTGGAGCAAACCGTCGACATCCTGATGGCGATTATCCAGGCTGAGCACCATCGCATTTGTCGCCAGCGAGGGTTGCCGTGA
- a CDS encoding putative cytochrome c family protein, which produces MPYYPYRCLDCHRRFEIFLSYSEYGNRAVTCPFCNSSNVQRRITRVRIAKSEESRLEELSDPSLLAGLEDDPKALGKMMRRMGNELGEELPPEFDEVVDRLEAGQSPEEIEKALPDLAGPEDGNGGGSDFDDF; this is translated from the coding sequence ATGCCCTATTATCCCTATCGGTGTTTAGACTGTCACAGACGCTTTGAAATCTTTCTCAGCTACAGCGAGTATGGTAACCGGGCGGTGACCTGCCCGTTTTGTAACAGTTCCAATGTACAACGGCGCATCACGCGGGTGCGCATTGCCAAATCAGAAGAAAGCCGTCTGGAAGAACTGTCCGATCCAAGCCTGCTGGCCGGTTTGGAAGACGATCCCAAAGCATTAGGGAAGATGATGCGACGCATGGGGAATGAATTGGGGGAAGAATTGCCACCCGAGTTCGATGAAGTGGTTGACCGCCTTGAAGCCGGGCAAAGCCCGGAGGAAATTGAAAAAGCCCTGCCCGACCTGGCCGGACCAGAGGACGGCAATGGCGGCGGGTCCGATTTTGACGACTTCTAA
- a CDS encoding Thymidylate kinase codes for MNGDRFGMFITLEGSEGCGKSTQSQALAEFLKQQGYDVLLTREPGGTAIGEQIRAILGDRQNTNMHLRTEILLFQASRAQLVEEVIRPHLARRGIVVCDRYADSTLAYQGYGYRRIPMEQVRALVEFAIAGLQPDLTLLLDLDVQIGLHRRARGGEINRLDTYEMDFYQRVRAGYLEMARLQPERWVIVNAEPPFEVVQAELRRLVLARLQRV; via the coding sequence ATGAATGGCGACCGGTTTGGGATGTTTATAACGCTTGAAGGATCGGAAGGATGCGGCAAGAGCACCCAGAGCCAGGCTTTAGCCGAGTTTCTCAAACAGCAGGGCTATGATGTGCTCCTGACTCGCGAGCCGGGCGGCACAGCCATCGGTGAGCAAATCCGCGCCATCCTGGGCGACCGGCAGAACACGAACATGCACCTGCGCACCGAGATTTTGCTCTTTCAGGCTTCGCGCGCCCAACTGGTCGAGGAAGTGATCCGCCCCCATCTGGCGCGCCGGGGGATTGTGGTGTGCGACCGCTATGCCGATTCGACGCTTGCCTATCAGGGTTACGGCTATCGGCGCATCCCGATGGAACAGGTGCGCGCCCTGGTCGAATTTGCCATCGCCGGCTTACAGCCAGATCTGACCTTGCTACTGGACCTGGACGTGCAGATTGGCTTACACCGCCGCGCCCGCGGCGGTGAGATCAACCGCCTCGACACTTACGAAATGGATTTCTACCAGCGCGTGCGCGCTGGCTACCTGGAAATGGCGCGCCTTCAGCCCGAACGGTGGGTGATTGTCAACGCCGAACCACCTTTTGAGGTGGTTCAGGCAGAGTTGCGCCGTCTGGTCCTGGCACGTTTACAAAGGGTTTAG
- a CDS encoding putative regulatory protein, contains AAA+ NTPase domain and putative R3H ssDNA-binding domain produces MTQLKITDDLQALLSVLPPSIAEAVQRANNSDDLLEVILDLGRVPTARFIDREIILRSQEVQRADLDYVVERIGEFDADNRAGIERTLHRISAIRNRRGHIVGLTCRVGRAVYGTTDIIKDLIESGRSLLILGRPGVGKTTMLREAARILAETKRVVIVDTSNEIGGDGDVPHPAVGRARRMQVSTPSLQHEVMIEAVENHNPEAIVIDEIGRELEAAAARTIAERGVQLIGTAHGNTLENLLLNPTLSDLVGGIESVTLSDEEARRRGTQKTVLERRSPPTFDVLIEIQTRDRVAVHQDVAAAVDALLRGYPLPPEIRSRDEAGEIHIERAALPVRPFAGRQSSQQGYRRQYNGYESETPRQTESEPLPEARSQSSNGLPTVRIYPYGVARNRLSQAARRLGVPAVLVSEPSQADVLVTLRTYYRKRQHAIVDAERRNMPIHVLRANTVNQMQQFLSDLYNLEVDFGPNNGEMDYLRETQAAIEAVLNGERWVELSPANASIRRLQHQMARQANLVSHSYGKEPNRRVRIFRDG; encoded by the coding sequence ATGACCCAGTTGAAAATTACTGACGATTTACAGGCTCTCTTGAGCGTTTTACCTCCTTCGATTGCGGAGGCGGTTCAAAGAGCAAACAATAGCGATGATCTTTTAGAGGTGATCCTGGATTTGGGGCGTGTGCCCACGGCGCGCTTTATTGATCGCGAGATTATCTTGCGCTCCCAGGAAGTCCAACGGGCTGACCTGGATTATGTGGTGGAGCGGATCGGCGAGTTCGATGCCGATAACCGCGCCGGCATCGAGCGCACCCTGCACCGCATCTCTGCTATCCGCAACCGGCGCGGGCATATTGTCGGTTTGACCTGCCGCGTCGGGCGCGCCGTCTACGGCACAACCGACATCATTAAGGACTTAATCGAAAGCGGTCGCAGCTTGTTGATCCTGGGGCGACCCGGCGTTGGGAAAACCACCATGCTGCGCGAAGCTGCCCGCATTCTGGCAGAAACCAAGCGGGTGGTGATTGTAGATACCTCCAACGAAATTGGCGGCGATGGCGATGTGCCCCATCCGGCAGTCGGTCGAGCGCGGCGAATGCAGGTCAGCACGCCTTCTCTTCAGCACGAAGTGATGATCGAGGCGGTCGAGAACCACAATCCCGAAGCGATCGTCATCGATGAGATTGGTCGCGAGCTGGAAGCCGCCGCGGCGCGCACCATCGCCGAACGAGGTGTACAACTGATCGGCACCGCGCATGGCAACACGCTCGAGAACCTCTTGCTCAACCCCACCCTTTCCGATCTGGTAGGAGGGATTGAGTCGGTGACTCTCTCGGATGAAGAAGCCCGTAGACGAGGCACCCAGAAGACCGTCCTGGAACGACGCTCTCCGCCGACTTTTGACGTCTTGATCGAAATCCAGACCCGCGATCGGGTAGCGGTGCATCAAGATGTAGCCGCCGCAGTGGATGCGCTCTTGCGTGGCTATCCTCTGCCGCCGGAAATCCGCTCGCGGGATGAGGCGGGCGAAATTCACATCGAACGAGCTGCCCTGCCGGTGCGTCCCTTTGCCGGCCGGCAGAGCAGCCAACAGGGGTATCGGCGTCAGTATAACGGCTACGAGAGCGAAACGCCTCGTCAGACGGAAAGCGAACCGCTTCCAGAAGCCAGATCCCAATCCTCCAATGGCCTGCCCACGGTGCGCATTTATCCTTACGGGGTGGCACGCAACCGCCTTTCCCAGGCTGCCCGCCGTTTGGGTGTGCCAGCCGTGTTGGTCAGCGAGCCTTCCCAGGCCGATGTGCTGGTGACTTTGCGCACTTACTACCGCAAGCGACAACATGCCATTGTGGATGCCGAGCGCCGTAACATGCCCATCCATGTCTTGCGTGCGAACACCGTCAACCAGATGCAACAGTTCCTTTCCGATTTATACAATCTGGAAGTGGATTTCGGGCCAAACAACGGTGAGATGGACTACCTGCGCGAGACTCAGGCTGCCATTGAAGCCGTCCTGAACGGCGAACGCTGGGTTGAACTCTCCCCGGCGAATGCTTCCATCCGCCGTTTGCAACATCAGATGGCGCGTCAGGCGAACCTGGTCTCGCATTCCTATGGCAAGGAACCCAATCGCCGCGTGCGCATCTTCCGAGATGGATAG